One stretch of Malus domestica chromosome 14, GDT2T_hap1 DNA includes these proteins:
- the LOC103454044 gene encoding putative pentatricopeptide repeat-containing protein At3g11460, mitochondrial → MWESSWNARLRELSKQCLFFEALTVYRQMLRRGHSPNAFTFPFALKSCAALSLPLTGSLLHCHVLKTGCEPEPFVQTALVSMYCKCCLVDDARKVFDENPLSRKLTVCYNALIAGHTSNSRFSDAVLLFRRMREAGVAVNSVTMLGLVPGCAAPVYLRLGMCLHGSSVKCGFDIDSSVTNCLLTMYVKCGSLDHARKLFDAMPEKGLITWNAMISGYAQNGLATHVLSLYKEMESFGVCPDPVTLVGVLSSCTHLGAQGIGREVERRIESCGFGSNPYLNNALVNMYARCGNLVKAHTIFDAMPQKSLVSWTAIIGGYGLHGQGEVALELFDKMVMTRIRPDKTVFVTVLSACSHAGLTDRGLEYFAAMEKRYGLQPGPEHYSCMVDLLGRAGRLKEAKELIESMLVNPDGAVWGALLGACKIYKNVELAELAFEHVVELEPTNIGYYVLLSNIYSDAKNLEGVLKVRVMMRERKLKKEPGFSYVECKGTVHVFLAGDRTHRQTEEIYRMLDELENLMMEPGVSDENDQGRNEEQLVHSEKLAIAFALLNTAPGTEIVVIKNLRVCGDCHLFIKLVSRIVDRQFVVRDATRFHHFRNGVCSCKDYW, encoded by the coding sequence ATGTGGGAGTCTTCTTGGAACGCTCGATTACGAGAGCTATCGAAGCAATGTCTCTTCTTCGAAGCTCTTACTGTTTACCGCCAAATGCTCCGCCGTGGCCACTCGCCCAACGCCTTCACTTTCCCCTTCGCTCTCAAATCCTGCGCCGCGCTCTCGCTTCCTTTGACCGGCTCGCTCCTCCATTGCCACGTGCTCAAAACCGGCTGCGAACCCGAACCCTTTGTGCAGACTGCTCTCGTTTCGATGTACTGTAAGTGTTGCTTGGTTGACGATGCACGGAAGGTGTTCGATGAAAATCCCCTCTCGAGGAAGCTGACTGTTTGCTACAATGCGTTGATAGCTGGGCACACTTCGAATTCGAGATTTTCTGACGCGGTTTTGTTGTTTCGTCGGATGAGGGAGGCGGGCGTGGCGGTTAATTCAGTTACGATGCTGGGTTTGGTTCCTGGGTGCGCTGCTCCGGTGTATTTGAGGCTTGGGATGTGCCTTCATGGCTCTAGTGTTAAGTGCGGCTTCGACATTGATTCGTCTGTGACGAATTGTTTGCTGACTATGTATGTGAAGTGTGGGTCGCTTGATCATGCAAGGAAGCTGTTTGATGCAATGCCTGAGAAGGGTTTGATTACTTGGAATGCGATGATTTCCGGGTACGCGCAAAACGGGCTTGCTACTCATGTTTTGAGCTTGTATAAGGAGATGGAGTCTTTTGGTGTTTGTCCTGATCCTGTGACACTAGTTGGTGTTCTTTCGTCTTGCACTCACCTTGGTGCACAGGGCATTGGACGTGAGGTAGAACGGCGGATAGAGTCTTGCGGATTTGGTTCTAATCCGTATTTGAATAATGCCCTGGTTAATATGTACGCTAGGTGTGGTAATTTAGTGAAGGCTCATACTATTTTCGATGCCATGCCTCAGAAAAGCTTGGTTTCCTGGACGGCGATTATAGGTGGGTATGGGTTGCATGGACAAGGAGAGGTTGCGTTGGAGCTCTTTGACAAAATGGTTATGACCAGAATTAGACCTGACAAAACTGTTTTCGTGACTGTTTTGTCTGCGTGTAGCCATGCGGGATTGACTGATAGGGGGTTGGAGTATTTTGCTGCGATGGAGAAAAGATATGGATTGCAGCCTGGTCCAGAGCATTACTCTTGCATGGTAGATCTTTTAGGTCGCGCAGGTCGACTCAAGGAAGCCAAGGAGCTAATTGAGTCCATGCTGGTAAATCCTGATGGTGCAGTATGGGGTGCCCTCTTAGGTGCctgtaaaatttataaaaacgtAGAGCTGGCAGAGTTAGCATTTGAGCATGTCGTCGAGCTTGAGCCAACCAATATCGGTTACTATGTGTTGTTGTCGAATATATACTCCGATGCGAAGAATCTAGAGGGGGTTTTGAAGGTTCGAGTTATGATGAGGGAAAGGAAGCTCAAAAAGGAGCCAGGGTTTAGCTATGTCGAATGCAAAGGAACAGTTCATGTTTTCTTGGCTGGCGACAGAACCCATCGTCAGACTGAAGAAATATATAGGATGCTGGatgaattagaaaatttaatgaTGGAACCTGGCGTGTCTGATGAGAATGATCAAGGAAGAAACGAAGAGCAATTAGTTCACAGTGAAAAATTGGCAATTGCATTCGCGCTCTTAAATACTGCACCAGGGACCGAAATCGTAGTGATAAAGAACCTGAGGGTATGCGGAGACTGTCATTTGTTCATAAAGTTGGTAAGCAGGATTGTCGATCGCCAGTTTGTTGTCAGAGATGCAACTCGTTTTCACCATTTTAGGAATGGGGTCTGTTCTTGTAAAGACTACTGGTGA
- the LOC103454043 gene encoding uncharacterized protein encodes MILFRRRPFHRMNIHALLSNFCSLLPVQLPSRMESHLWYVLPGEVKSEGLLNRHFELLSPSLRDNVLGMRGIELQKRALLARALVRTTISRYTNHRVDPRSLNFKKNSHGKPEVEWQFADGWQPPPPLHFNLSHTSSLIACGVTVDSPIGIDVEDKQRKLKNEILAFARRYFSSNEVEHLSSISDIEIQRQQFIKLWTLKEAYVKALGKGFSASPFKTFTIRFRDAAKGGVDSSGDVDSEMSEISVEPFGPVNLTRNWQFSLLELAGSHYAAICMERHTTIEGKENAPIELTVWRTIPFVEEECVTGTDAAVPIGG; translated from the exons ATGATTTTATTCAGACGCAGACCATTTCACAGAATGAACATTCATGCCCTCCTTAGCAATTTCTGCTCTCTGCTCCCTGTTCAGCTTCCTTCTCGAAT GGAAAGTCATTTGTGGTATGTTTTGCCTGGGGAGGTGAAGAGTGAGGGCCTTTTGAATCGGCATTTCGAGCTTCTGTCACCATCTCTGAGAGATAATGTTTTAGGCATGCGTGGGATTGAGCTTCAGAAAAGAGCATTGCTTGCCCGGGCATTGGTTCGGACTACGATTTCTAGATAT ACAAACCATCGAGTTGATCCGAGATCCTTAAACTTTAAAAAGAACAGTCATGGGAAGCCTGAG GTAGAGTGGCAATTTGCTGATGGCTGgcagccaccaccaccattgcaTTTCAACCTCTCGCACACTTCTTCCTTGATAGCTTGTGGAGTAACTGTGGATTCTCCG ATTGGCATAGATGTGGAAGATAAGCAACGGAAGTTGAAGAACGAAATTTTAGCTTTTGCTCGACGGTACTTTTCTTCTAATGAAGTGGAACATTTATCTTCTATTTCGGACATTGAAATTCAGCGTCAACAGTTTATAAAATTATGGACTCTCAAG GAGGCATATGTGAAAGCATTGGGAAAGGGCTTCTCTGCTTCACCGTTTAAGACCTTCACCATTCGATTCAGGGATGCAGCTAAGGGAGGCGTCGATTCATCTGGGGATGTAGATTCTGAG ATGTCCGAAATCAGTGTTGAACCTTTTGGCCCCGTGAACCTCACGAGAAATTGGCAATTTTCGCTTCTAGAGTTGGCCGGCTCTCATTATGCTGCGATTTGCATGGAAAGACATACAACCATTGAAG GTAAAGAAAACGCTCCGATAGAATTGACAGTGTGGAGAACTATTCCGTTTGTTGAAGAAGAATGTGTTACAGGAACTGATGCGGCTGTACCAATAGGCGGATAG
- the LOC103454023 gene encoding rho GTPase-activating protein 5-like translates to MTEVLQSPSPSHFPSSSSSSTPCAAASPTPNDSPYPHAFLEDTLHGYLGSEEEEEDESEDEEEEERNRKERDREGDQLSLLTLLVTAFRRSLIGCSSSNSADSARGKLSSMEIGWPSNVRHVAHVTFDRFNGFLGLPVELEPEVPRRAPSASANVFGVSTESMQLSFDARGNSVPTILILMQRHLYAQGGLQAEGIFRINAENSQEEYVRDQLNRGVIPEGIDVHCLAGLIKAWFRELPTGVLDSLTPEQVMQSHSEEECAELVRLLPPTEAALLDWAVNLMADVAQMEHFNKMNARNIAMVFAPNMTHMVDPLTALMYAVQVMNFLKTLIVKTLKEREESLVETAPVPHLEPSDEDEYQSTLQPYHKEANEEANEENEEEGVFVGEEPDLQSPLHSTQNDPTRATTESGSQTFLSSIKNIIPGGNWFLADNCPCEVVSQVSPLANGPQEDGLTSSGREAQPNIWKSKSGQSSGPSLKRGPKKVKEQLLIQTAVTADKSKRSGILSRINSRTELAEGWR, encoded by the exons ATGACCGAGGTCCTCCAATCGCCGTCCCCATCTCACTTCCCTTCCTCTTCAAGCTCTTCCACTCCATGTGCTGCTGCTTCACCTACACCCAATGACTCACCATACCCACATGCCTTTTTAGAGGACACCCTCCATGGGTATTTGGgttcggaggaagaagaggaagacgaAAGCGAagacgaagaggaagaagagaggaaTAGGAAGGAGAGGGACAGAGAAGGGGATCAGCTTTCGCTTCTGACCCTTTTGGTCACTGCTTTCAGGAGGTCTTTGATTGGTTGCAGTAGTAGTAATAGTGCAGATAGTGCAAGAGGGAAGCTTTCTTCCATGGAGATTGGGTGGCCTTCGAATGTCAGGCATGTTGCCCATGTCACCTTTGATCGGTTCAATGGGTTTCTTGGTTTGCCTGTTGAGCTTGAACCTGAGGTCCCCAGGAGGGCTCCAAGTGCCAG TGCAAACGTTTTTGGGGTCTCAACGGAGTCTATGCAGCTTTCATTTGATGCCAGAGGGAACAGCGTCCCAACAATACTCATTTTGATGCAGAGACATTTGTATGCACAAGGGGGTCTACAG GCTGAAGGAATCTTCAGAATTAATGCTGAGAACAGTCAGGAGGAGTACGTCAGGGACCAATTAAATCGGGGAGTGATACCAGAGGGCATTGACGTGCACTGTTTGGCGGGTCTTATTAAG GCTTGGTTCCGAGAACTTCCAACTGGTGTGTTGGACTCTCTAACACCAGAGCAGGTAATGCAGTCCCACTCGGAAGAGGAGTGTGCTGAACTTGTTAGGCTCCTACCTCCAACAGAAGCTGCGTTATTGGATTGGGCAGTAAACCTAATGGCTGATGTTGCACAAATGGAACACTTCAACAAGATGAATGCGCGCAATATTGCCATGGTGTTTGCACCAAACATGACTCAC ATGGTTGATCCTTTGACTGCATTGATGTATGCTGTCCAAGTGATGAATTTCCTCAAGACTCTTATTGTCAAGACACTAAAAGAACGAGAAGAATCTTTGGTGGAAACAGCACCTGTACCCCACCTAGAGCCTTCTGACGAGGATGAGTACCAAAGCACTCTTCAACCATATCACAAAGAGGCCAACGAGGAGGCTAACGAGGAAAATGAAGAGGAGGGCGTATTTGTTGGTGAAGAACCTGATTTACAGAGCCCCCTTCATTCTACACAAAATGATCCCACAAGGGCAACAACTGAAAGTGGATCTCAAACTTTCCTATCTTCTATCAAGAATATCATTCCGGGAGGAAACTGGTTTCTGGCAGATAATTGTCCTTGTGAGGTTGTATCCCAAGTTAGCCCTTTGGCAAACGGGCCCCAAGAAGACGGTTTAACAAGTTCAGGTAGAGAGGCTCAACCAAACATTTGGAAGAGCAAAAGTGGTCAATCAAGCGGTCCGAGTCTGAAAAGGGGCCCCAAGAAGGTAAAAGAGCAGCTGCTGATTCAAACTGCTGTGACTGCAGACAAGAGCAAGAGAAGTGGAATTCTTAGCCGCATAAATTCGAGGACGGAGCTGGCTGAAGGTTGGCGTTGA
- the LOC103454060 gene encoding probable small nuclear ribonucleoprotein G: MGPPLKQTPFPFLKKPERSEISLARVFAVVDSVSQNLTLSLKFLVMSRSGQPPDLKKYMDKKLQIKLNANRMVVGTLRGFDQFMNLVVDNTVEVNGNEKNEIGMVVIRGNSVVTVEALEPVAKMQ; encoded by the exons ATGGGCCCACCTCTCAAACAAACCCCGTTTCCATTTCTAAAGAAACCGGAGAGATCAGAAATTTCACTCGCTAGGGTTTTTGCAGTAGTCGACTCAGTCTCCCAaaacctcactctctctctcaagttCCTCGTCATGAGCAGATCAGGCCAGCCTCCGGATCTgaaaaa gtACATGGACAAAAAGCTCCAAA TCAAGCTGAATGCTAATCGCATGGTTGTTGGTACCCTCCGTGGTTTTGACCAGTTCATGAACCTGGTTGTGGACAACACCGTAGAAGTGAATGGCAATGAAaagaatgaaattggcatggtg GTGATCCGAGGCAATAGTGTGGTTACAGTTGAAGCACTAGAACCGGTGGCTAAAATGCAGTGA